The Fusobacterium polymorphum genome segment CACCTTCAACTCATTTATATGAAGATGTTTTAGGTAAACCTATTAAGAAGAGAATACTTGAAATTTCATCTGGAAGAAATGCAGCAGCAATGGTTGAAGTTATGGTAATGGATCACATGTCTGGATTATTAGGACAAAAATAAAAGTAAAGGATAAAATAGATGAAAGAATTTTTGGAAAAATTTAAAGAAATAAAAGATACTATTGAAAAAAATGAAAATATTATTTTAACAGCTCATGTGAATCCTGATGGTGATGCTGTTGGTTCAGGATTAGGTTTATTTCTTACTCTAAAAGAAAATTATAAAAATAAAAATATTAGATTTGTCTTACAAGATAGTATACCTTATACGACAAAATTTTTAAAAGGTTCAGAAGAAATTGAAATCTATGATAAGGATAAAAAATATTCTTGTGATTTATTAATATTTTTAGATTCTGCAACAAGGGATAGAACAGGGGGAACTGGAAAAAATATTGAAAGTAAAACAACAATAAATATTGATCATCATGTTAGTAATCCAGAATATGGAGATATAGCTTGTGTGATAACATATTCATCTTCAACTTCTGAAATTATCTATAATTTTATAAAATATATGGAATATAAATTTTCTCTTTCAGTAGCAGAAGCTTTGTATTTAGGATTAGTAAATGATACTGGGAATTTTTCTCACAGTAATGTTAAAGTAGGAACTATGCAGATGGCGACAGATTTAATTTCTATGGGAGTAAATAATAATTATATAGTAACTAATTTTTTAAACTCTAATTCATATCAAACTTTAAAAATGATGGGTGAAGCTTTAAAGAATTTTATATTCTATCCAGAAAAAAAATTAAGTTATTATTATTTAGACTGTGAGACTATGAAAAAATATAATGCTAGAAAAGAAGATACTGAAGGAATTGTTGAAAAAATACTTTCATATTATGAAGCATCTGTTTCATTATTTTTAAGAGAAGAAGCTGATGGGAAAATAAAAGGAAGTATGAGAAGTAAATATGAAATAAATGTAAATGAGGTGGCTAGTTTATTTGGAGGAGGAGGTCATTATAAGGCAGCTGGCTTTTCAAGTAATCTTTCAGCTAATGAAATATTAGAGATAATTTTAAAAAATATATGAAATTTTAAAAATAAAAGTTGAAATTATTTCATAAAAATAGTATCCTATATAAAAGTGTATAAATAATTACAAGGAGAGTGTAAGATATGGCAGATAATATTGATATAGTTTTTTTAAAGCCTACAAAATTTGAGGACTGTGTGGTATGTGCAAATTATATAAAAGAGGACAAAATAGTTAATATGAATTTAAGTCAGCTTGATGATAATGATTCAAGAAGAATTTTAGATTATATAGCAGGTGCTATTTTTATTACAAAAGCTGAAATTGTGAATGTAGGAAATAAGATTTTCTGCTCTATTCCAAGTAATAAAAACTTTTTAAATGAAATGAATAGAGAAACTTCTCATGATGAAGAAGAAGTAGAAATTGTAAGAGGGTAATTTTAAGGATAACTATTAAGAAGTCTACATATTTTAATGGACTTCTTTTTTTTTAAATAATTTTAGTAGGAAAGGACTTTTAAAGTGAAAGATTTATATAATGATATTTATTCAAAATTACCAGAAGAAAAGAAAAAAGAGATTTTAAAAAATTTAGCTAAAAAATATAATATGGAGATTTTAAGATTTGAAACTTTTAGTAAATATTCAAAATCTACATTTACTGCAGTTTTTAAATATAGAGAAAGTGAATTTGTTTTTATTCCAGGGGATATAGTAATTTTGGGTTATGAAGGATTTCCTAAAAATTTATCTAATGAAAGTTTAGAACAATTAAAATATTTTTCAGAAAATCCTAATGAATTTTTAGAAGAATATATTAGAGAAAATTTTAGTAAAGTAAGAAAAGTTACTATAAAACCTATGTTAGTTGAAAGAGATTTACAGACAGTAGCTTGGAAAAAAAGTAATTTAGAAGAATTGAAGGAATATGACAGCAACTTGCTAAAAGACTATAATGAGTTTAAAAGTTCTGACTACAATAGTCTAACTTTAGATGAAACTGCTAGATTTACTAAAATAGAAAATAAGATAGAAATAGAACTATATGATTATATAACTTATGATGAATTATGTGAAAATATAAAACATGATGGATTTTCTTTACCTAATTTAGATGAATGGGAATATTTATGTGGTGGAGGATGTAGAACTTTATTTCCTTGGGGTGACGATATAGATTATAATATGAATTTATTTTATTACACTAAAAAAGGTAATAAATATGATTTAGAAGAGCCAAACTTCTTTGGACTTTCCATTGCTTATGATCCTTATAAGATGGAAATTATAGAAGCTGATGAATTAACATTTAAAGGTGGAGATGGAGGTTGTAATATCTGTGGAGGTTTTGGAGAATTTTTAGGCTATTTATCTTGTTCTCCATATTACATTCAAAAGCCTATTGGTGCTATAAATATTGTTGATGATTGTATTGTTAATGAGTATGATGATGAACTTGATGGTGATTTTAATTTCTATCGTAGAATTATAAGAATAGAGGAGTAAAAGGAGTTTTTTATGGAAGAAATAAAAAAAGAAAAATCAGAATTTATAAAAACTAAAATAAAAGAGATAAGAGAAAAAATCGCAAAAACTTGTACAGAGTTTGAAACTAAAAAATTTGACTATGATGATGAAAATAAAATTAGTTGGATAGGTAGAGTATTTTTATGCAAGGAAAATGAAGTTGAAGAAAGACCAAAAGATAATAAAGGAAAAACTATGTATCCAGTAGCACAATTTTACTTAGCTAATCTTCCTTACTTACCAGAAACATTGAAGAAATTTGAATATATTACTGTATTTATGGGAGAAGATTTTCCAGAATATAATGAAGAAGATGAAGGAGTCTCAAAAAATGGAGATGGTTGGATATTAAGAACTTATACAAAAGATGATATCTTATTTAAAAATGAATATCTAAGAGATGATAATATCTGTCCTGATCCTTATCCTTTAAAATCAAAATTAATCAATGATGACTTTCCTATTTGGGATGGAGGAGGACTTGATTTTGAAATAGAAGATGAAATTTGTGATTTAGAAGAAGAATATGATGAGGAATTAGATAAAGAAAAAAATGAAGAGGATATATTAGATTATTATAGTGATATTGCAACTAATCATTCATATTTACATAAATTTGGAGGTTATCCTTCTTATTGTCAGCCAGGTTTAGGCTTAGAAGCAATAAAAGGTTATCAATTTGTTTTTCAAATTTCTAGTGATGAAGTAGCAAGATACAATATAGTAGACTCAGGAAGTTTAATGTTCTTCTATAACGAAAATGAAGATAAATGGGTAATGTATTATGATTTTTATTAAATTTAATAGGGGGTAATAAAGATGAGTAACAGATTAGGAATTTTATTATCTGCTGGAATATTTTTTATATTTGCAAGTGTATTTTTAATCATTGCTGAGATAAGTAAAAGAATATCAGAAAATAAAATAGAGAATTTTCAAGGAGAAGTAGAGGGAGAAGTTTTAGAAGTTATAAAATCTGGAAAAGATGGAATTGGTGGAAAATTATTAGATACTTTTGTTGTATATCAATATGAAGTAAATAAACATAAATATATTGTTAAACCTTATGTTTTGTTGAAAAATGTAGCTATAAATCAAAGATATTTTGACTCTGAAAATGTTACTTGCATTACCTATATGGGAACTCATGGTATGAGCAGACAAACAAAATATCATGTAGGAGAAAAGATAACAGTAAAATATAATCTTGAAAATCCTAAAAAGCATGAAATTCTTAATGACAAAGATAAAATGTTTGCATATAAGGGATTTAAAATAGCGGGAAGTTTGATTATGTTAGTTCCACTTATTTTGGTTATTATTTCATTTTTTATAAAAACAAATTGAAAAGAAAGAATAAAGAAAAATTAAACCCTTTATATCAACCCTTTCAGCTCTTTTTCTATTTGTTGCAATGAAAGCCTTGAAAGTAAGTAGAGAATCTGACAGTAGAAAAATAGACTTAAAAATGGTATAATGTCACTAAATATTTAGAAAGAGGCATTAATATGAGACACAAAGATATAAGGAGAGAATGTGAAGAGTTATGGGCAAAAAATAAATATTTTGTATTAAGCAAATCGCATAAAACATATCTGGAGATAAGAGGGTACTTGAAAGGAACAGAATTGGATATTTTATGGCTAAATGAAAAAATACAGGAAACAAGAGATATGAAGGAGAGTAAAAAAGATTTTAGTAATGCTGTTCTTCACATATGGGGATATTTCAAAAAAAATGCAAGTACAATTGAAAAACAGGTATTATTTGATATATTAAATGAATATATGGAAGGGAAAAATAATCAGAAGGTTGTAATTGAATGCATTAACATTTTACTAAAGAAATATCCTAATGAATATTTAGAAAAATCAATTTTGTTAACAGGAGAACAATATGAGATTATGGCATGAAAAACTTATTCACTTATTGCCAAAAAATCAGCTTCTTGGGCAACATAGGGAATGTTGTGCTCTGAGGGGTAATGGATGGAAAAAGAAACATAAAACTGTGGACTATGTGTTTACATATTCCCCATATCATCTTTTTATTTACCATTTATTGGTTATGGAGGAGATGGAAAAAAGAGGATATAATGTTTCTGCAGAATGGAAAGATAAAAATTATAGAGGAAGGACGGCAGAAAAATACGATAATCTTAAAGAAGAAATTATAGGCAGTCCAATTTATAAAGAGCATAATAATGAATATCTGGCTGAATGCATAGAAAATTTAAGAAATAAAGGTATATATTTAAAAGTAGAAGTTGTTGATAAGTAAATGGATATAGAAATAAAAGAAGTTGAAGATAAACTGAAAAAGAAAGTAAAAGCAAGTAGCCAATACTTTCTTTTTTAATTTTTTTTTTACCAAATTTTAACTTTTATATTATAAGATAATAAAAAATAATAGATAAAAAAATTAAATTAAAGTATAATAAAAGGAAATTTGAATTTTACAGGAGAAAGTTAAATGGAATATAAAATTATTAAAAATGATACTGACTATAATTTAGATGATTTAACAAAACTATTAAATACTTCATATTGGGCAAAAGATAGAAAAAAGGAAACTGTAAAGAAAACAGTTGAGAATTCTTTGTGCTATTTTGCTTATGATACAGATAAAAATAAATTAATTGGTTTTGCAAGAGTAATAACAGACTATACTACAAATTATTATCTATGTGATGTAATAGTAGATGAAGAATATAGAGGAGAAGGAATAGGAAAAAAAATAGTTGAAACATTGATAAATGATGAGGAATTAATACATCTAAGAGCTTTACTAATTACAAAAGATGCTAAGAAATTTTATGAGAAATTTGGTTTTTATAATAAAGAAGATGTTATGCAAAAAGATAAAAAATAAATGGGGGTAGAAAATGAAAATAGCATTTTTAAGACCTAATTTGGGTGGACAACATTCAAATGATGCAATAGAGCCACTTGGTTTTGCAGTTTTATCAGGACTTACAGATAGAAAAAAACATGAAGTTGTATTATTTGATGAAAGAATTGAAGATATACCAATGGATTTAGAGGTTGATTTGGTTGTAATAACAACTTTTACTTTAACAGCAAAAAGAGCCTATACAATAGCAGATAATTATAGAAAAAAAGGTATTTATGTTGTTATTGGTGGCTATCATGCTTCACTTATTCCAGAAGAAGTTCAAGAATATGCAGATACTGTTTTTGTTGGAAGTGCAGAAGGAAATTGGGAAAGATTTTTAATTGAATTAGAAAATGGAAATCCACAAAAAGTATATGAAGAAATTAAATTACCTGATATCAGTGAGGTAGTCTATGATAGAAGTTTATTCAAAGATAAAAGATATTCTTTTGTTGTACCTGTACAATTTGGTAGAGGTTGTATGCACCAATGTGAGTTTTGTACCATAGGTTCTGTTCATAGAGGAGATTATGCACATAGAAGAGTGGAACTTGTAATAGAAGAAATTAAAGAAATTTTTAAGACTAATAAAAGAGCAAAGGTTATATATTTTGTAGATGATAATATATTTGCAAATAAAAAGAAAGCTTTACATTTATTTAATGAGTTAAAAAAATTAAAAATAAAATGGGCTTGTCAAGGAAGTATTGATATAGCAAAAGATGAAGAATTAGTAAAACTTATGTCAGAGTCAGGTTGTATTGAAATGCTTTTAGGTTTTGAAAATATAAATATAATGAATATCAAAAAGATGAATAAGAAATCTAATTATGACTTTGACTATGAAAATATTATAAGAATATTTAAAAAATATAGAATTCTAGTTCATGCAAGTTATGTAATAGGTTATGACTATGATACAAAGGATTATTTCCAAGAAATTTTAGATTTTTCAAATAAACATAAGTTTTTCTTAGCAGGTTTCAATCCAGCATTGCCTATTCCAGGAACTCCTTTCTATGACAGATTAAAAAATGAAGGAAGATTACTATATGATAAATGGTGGCTAGATGATAATTTTAGATATGGAAAAGCTGCATACACTCCACATAACATGACAGTAGAAGAATTTGAAGCAGGAATATTAAGATGTAAAGTAGAATATAACACTCATAAAAATATATGGTCAAGATTATTTGATGGAGCAGCAAATTTTAGACATGCTTTAATTTTTCTAGCAGTTAATTACATAAATAGAAAAGAAATTTATAATAAAAAAGGTATAAAATTATGAGAATAATGTTAGTGTTAGCAAAGGATAATATATATAGATTTGACTCACTTCATCAAAGAAAATATTATCCTCAAATTACATTGATAACTTTGGAATCATTGATTGATAAAAATTATAATGCAGAGATTATCCTAGTAGATGAGGGAGTGGAAGAGTATGATGCAACTTCTTCAAAATATAGTGACGAGAAATTTGATTTAATTTGTATATCAGCTGTGATTTCAGCATCAAGGAGAGCAAAAGAAATTTCAAAATTTTGGAAGGATAGAGGAGCATATACTCAAATAGGAGGACATTATGCTACTGTACTTAGTGATGAAGCCCTAGAATTCTTTGACACTGTTATAAAAGGACCAGCTGAAATTGCATTTCCTTCATTTATAAAAGATTTTGTGGAAGGAAAGCCTAAGAGAGAATATTTTGAATTAGTGGGAAATGACTTTGAATATAAACCATTAAATAGAAAATTACTTACAAATAAAAAATATTATAAATCTTTTGGAACAATAGTAGCAAACAATGGTTGTCCTAACAAATGTACCTATTGTTCAGTCACTAAAATGTATAGTGGAAAGAATCAATTAAAAAATATAGACTTTGTTGTAAGTGAAATAAAGTCAAATAAACATAAAAAATGGGTATTTTATGATCCAAACTTTTTAGCAGATAAAAGCTATGCAATTAATTTAATGAATGAATTGAAAAAATTAAAGATAAAATGGACAGCCTCAGCTACAATTAATATTGGAAATGACATAAAAATGTTACAATTAATGAAAGACTCAGGTTGTATTGGTTTGGTTATTGGTTTAGAAAGTTTTATACAAGAAAATCTAAATGGAGTTAATAAAGGTTTTAATAATGTAAAAGAATATAAGAGGTTGGTTAATACTATACAATCTTATGGGATATCAGTTTTATCTACATTGATGATAGGAATGGAAACTGATACAGTGGAATCAATAAGACAGACACCAGATATTATTGAAGAAATTGGAGTAGATGTACCTAGATATAACATTCTGACACCTTATCCAGGAACTCCTTTCTATGAACAGTTAAAAGCAGAAAATAGATTGCTTACAACAGATTGGTATTACTATGACACTGAAACAGTTGTATTCCAACCCAAGAATATGAGTCCTGCTACTTTACAAGAAGAATTTTATAAATTGTGGCAAGATACATTCACTTTTAAGAGAATATTTAAAAGATTAAAGACTTCAAGAAATAAAGGGTTAAAATTAATATTAGAAATTTTTTCAAGACAACATGCTAAGAAATTTAAAAAATACGCAAAATTAGATTTTATAAATTAAAAAAATTTTAGATTGGATAGTAAAAAACAAGTGAACTTGCATTCTAAATTTTAGATAAAAAATCAAATAGAATGAGCCGAGTAATTGTCGGCGTGTCTGAAGCCAACTTGTTGGCAAGTTTTGC includes the following:
- a CDS encoding DHH family phosphoesterase gives rise to the protein MKEFLEKFKEIKDTIEKNENIILTAHVNPDGDAVGSGLGLFLTLKENYKNKNIRFVLQDSIPYTTKFLKGSEEIEIYDKDKKYSCDLLIFLDSATRDRTGGTGKNIESKTTINIDHHVSNPEYGDIACVITYSSSTSEIIYNFIKYMEYKFSLSVAEALYLGLVNDTGNFSHSNVKVGTMQMATDLISMGVNNNYIVTNFLNSNSYQTLKMMGEALKNFIFYPEKKLSYYYLDCETMKKYNARKEDTEGIVEKILSYYEASVSLFLREEADGKIKGSMRSKYEINVNEVASLFGGGGHYKAAGFSSNLSANEILEIILKNI
- a CDS encoding cell division protein SepF, translating into MADNIDIVFLKPTKFEDCVVCANYIKEDKIVNMNLSQLDDNDSRRILDYIAGAIFITKAEIVNVGNKIFCSIPSNKNFLNEMNRETSHDEEEVEIVRG
- a CDS encoding DUF1963 domain-containing protein, with translation MEEIKKEKSEFIKTKIKEIREKIAKTCTEFETKKFDYDDENKISWIGRVFLCKENEVEERPKDNKGKTMYPVAQFYLANLPYLPETLKKFEYITVFMGEDFPEYNEEDEGVSKNGDGWILRTYTKDDILFKNEYLRDDNICPDPYPLKSKLINDDFPIWDGGGLDFEIEDEICDLEEEYDEELDKEKNEEDILDYYSDIATNHSYLHKFGGYPSYCQPGLGLEAIKGYQFVFQISSDEVARYNIVDSGSLMFFYNENEDKWVMYYDFY
- a CDS encoding DUF3592 domain-containing protein encodes the protein MSNRLGILLSAGIFFIFASVFLIIAEISKRISENKIENFQGEVEGEVLEVIKSGKDGIGGKLLDTFVVYQYEVNKHKYIVKPYVLLKNVAINQRYFDSENVTCITYMGTHGMSRQTKYHVGEKITVKYNLENPKKHEILNDKDKMFAYKGFKIAGSLIMLVPLILVIISFFIKTN
- a CDS encoding YbgA family protein, which translates into the protein MRHKDIRRECEELWAKNKYFVLSKSHKTYLEIRGYLKGTELDILWLNEKIQETRDMKESKKDFSNAVLHIWGYFKKNASTIEKQVLFDILNEYMEGKNNQKVVIECINILLKKYPNEYLEKSILLTGEQYEIMA
- a CDS encoding TIGR02328 family protein — its product is MRLWHEKLIHLLPKNQLLGQHRECCALRGNGWKKKHKTVDYVFTYSPYHLFIYHLLVMEEMEKRGYNVSAEWKDKNYRGRTAEKYDNLKEEIIGSPIYKEHNNEYLAECIENLRNKGIYLKVEVVDK
- a CDS encoding GNAT family N-acetyltransferase produces the protein MEYKIIKNDTDYNLDDLTKLLNTSYWAKDRKKETVKKTVENSLCYFAYDTDKNKLIGFARVITDYTTNYYLCDVIVDEEYRGEGIGKKIVETLINDEELIHLRALLITKDAKKFYEKFGFYNKEDVMQKDKK
- a CDS encoding B12-binding domain-containing radical SAM protein yields the protein MKIAFLRPNLGGQHSNDAIEPLGFAVLSGLTDRKKHEVVLFDERIEDIPMDLEVDLVVITTFTLTAKRAYTIADNYRKKGIYVVIGGYHASLIPEEVQEYADTVFVGSAEGNWERFLIELENGNPQKVYEEIKLPDISEVVYDRSLFKDKRYSFVVPVQFGRGCMHQCEFCTIGSVHRGDYAHRRVELVIEEIKEIFKTNKRAKVIYFVDDNIFANKKKALHLFNELKKLKIKWACQGSIDIAKDEELVKLMSESGCIEMLLGFENINIMNIKKMNKKSNYDFDYENIIRIFKKYRILVHASYVIGYDYDTKDYFQEILDFSNKHKFFLAGFNPALPIPGTPFYDRLKNEGRLLYDKWWLDDNFRYGKAAYTPHNMTVEEFEAGILRCKVEYNTHKNIWSRLFDGAANFRHALIFLAVNYINRKEIYNKKGIKL
- a CDS encoding B12-binding domain-containing radical SAM protein, with product MRIMLVLAKDNIYRFDSLHQRKYYPQITLITLESLIDKNYNAEIILVDEGVEEYDATSSKYSDEKFDLICISAVISASRRAKEISKFWKDRGAYTQIGGHYATVLSDEALEFFDTVIKGPAEIAFPSFIKDFVEGKPKREYFELVGNDFEYKPLNRKLLTNKKYYKSFGTIVANNGCPNKCTYCSVTKMYSGKNQLKNIDFVVSEIKSNKHKKWVFYDPNFLADKSYAINLMNELKKLKIKWTASATINIGNDIKMLQLMKDSGCIGLVIGLESFIQENLNGVNKGFNNVKEYKRLVNTIQSYGISVLSTLMIGMETDTVESIRQTPDIIEEIGVDVPRYNILTPYPGTPFYEQLKAENRLLTTDWYYYDTETVVFQPKNMSPATLQEEFYKLWQDTFTFKRIFKRLKTSRNKGLKLILEIFSRQHAKKFKKYAKLDFIN